In Candidatus Epulonipiscium viviparus, one DNA window encodes the following:
- a CDS encoding undecaprenyl-diphosphate phosphatase translates to MDLFFMIKAGVLGIVEGLTEFLPVSSTGHLIIFSNLLDFYSHTNKEFVDMFNMVIQLGATLAVVFLYRKKIMDTIINLFPSQNTPPKNSGMYFWLMICISCIPAAVIGIPFDDAVQHYLFNPLVVAIALFVGGVLMILAEDKLKNHSQRPLTAIIITPKQAIIVGLFQVFSIIPGVSRSASTIIGGWVGGLGTVAAAEYSFFLAIPVMFGQAFLNLLDAQGTLVPNEWAALFVGFLVSFIVAIAVIGSFLDFLKKKPMKYFAVYRMIFAFLVLAYGLFFPWQ, encoded by the coding sequence GTGGACTTATTTTTTATGATTAAAGCCGGAGTTCTTGGCATTGTTGAAGGACTTACAGAATTTTTACCAGTTTCATCTACTGGACATCTAATAATATTTTCAAACTTGTTAGACTTTTATTCACACACAAATAAAGAATTCGTAGACATGTTCAACATGGTAATACAACTCGGTGCTACCCTTGCTGTTGTATTTTTATATCGCAAAAAAATTATGGATACAATAATTAATTTGTTCCCCTCCCAAAATACACCTCCCAAAAATAGTGGAATGTACTTTTGGTTGATGATTTGTATTTCATGCATCCCTGCTGCTGTTATTGGTATTCCTTTCGACGATGCAGTACAACATTATCTTTTCAATCCGCTTGTAGTTGCCATTGCATTGTTCGTTGGTGGTGTCCTCATGATTCTTGCAGAAGATAAGCTCAAAAATCATAGTCAACGACCCCTCACTGCTATAATTATTACACCAAAACAAGCGATAATTGTAGGGCTCTTCCAAGTCTTTTCTATAATTCCAGGAGTATCGCGATCAGCATCAACCATTATTGGAGGTTGGGTAGGCGGTCTAGGAACAGTCGCTGCTGCTGAATATTCCTTCTTCTTGGCAATTCCGGTTATGTTTGGACAAGCATTTCTAAATCTTTTAGATGCGCAAGGTACCCTAGTACCTAATGAATGGGCAGCGCTCTTCGTTGGTTTTTTAGTTTCATTCATTGTTGCCATTGCCGTAATTGGTTCTTTTCTCGACTTTTTAAAGAAAAAACCCATGAAATATTTTGCGGTATACCGAATGATCTTTGCTTTTCTCGTATTGGCCTATGGTCTATTTTTTCCTTGGCAATAA
- a CDS encoding alkyl/aryl-sulfatase yields MEFLGEQKLIEQAKVGFPKGITKICDNVYFFLGYGGSTCILVVGDKSCVLVDTLNGMGVAQEAMVEVRKITDKPIKNIIYTHYTHFDHTGGAAAFAVDDPEIYGHQPAFSQYAHTEMIKEICQVRGARQFGRGLTPEEIISVGVGPRNNNVDKQSNLKCTKWLTEEVTELDLDGIATVIVAAHGETDDQVFVYFPQYEVLCCGDNFYESWPNLYAIRGSQYRDVSGWVQALRMMLVYDAKYLLPGHTRAIIGKEKVRETLSNYADAIEYVLLKTLEGMNVGKTAQELVEEIVLPEQYAKLPYLQEYYGTVEWSIRAIFAGYLGWYDGNPTHLGHIDSNKKALKTIAMMGGAENVVAEVNKAIAMDTKDEYQWAAELCDILLDAQVEVVAAKKFKAEALYALGRMQTSANGRHYYLAVAKFLKGEMQPAKMPGFGEDAAKKIG; encoded by the coding sequence ATGGAATTTTTGGGTGAGCAAAAACTTATTGAGCAAGCAAAAGTGGGATTTCCCAAGGGTATAACTAAAATTTGTGATAATGTATATTTCTTTTTGGGGTATGGTGGAAGTACGTGTATATTAGTAGTTGGTGATAAATCATGTGTGCTAGTTGATACACTGAATGGAATGGGCGTTGCGCAAGAGGCTATGGTAGAGGTGAGAAAGATTACTGATAAGCCGATTAAAAATATAATTTATACTCATTATACTCATTTTGATCATACGGGGGGAGCTGCAGCATTTGCAGTAGATGACCCAGAAATATACGGGCATCAGCCGGCGTTTTCGCAGTATGCGCATACTGAAATGATTAAAGAGATTTGTCAAGTGAGAGGAGCAAGGCAGTTTGGAAGAGGATTGACTCCGGAAGAAATAATTAGCGTTGGGGTAGGTCCGCGCAATAATAATGTTGATAAGCAGAGTAATTTGAAATGTACTAAATGGTTGACAGAAGAAGTGACTGAGCTCGATTTAGATGGAATAGCGACAGTTATAGTTGCAGCTCATGGAGAAACTGATGATCAAGTATTTGTATATTTTCCGCAATATGAAGTGCTTTGCTGCGGAGATAATTTTTATGAATCATGGCCTAACTTGTATGCTATTCGTGGTAGTCAGTATAGAGATGTTAGTGGTTGGGTTCAGGCTCTTAGAATGATGCTTGTATACGATGCAAAATATTTGTTACCAGGACATACTAGAGCTATAATAGGTAAAGAAAAGGTAAGAGAAACACTTTCAAACTATGCTGATGCGATAGAGTATGTACTTTTGAAAACGTTAGAGGGTATGAATGTTGGAAAAACAGCTCAAGAACTTGTGGAGGAAATTGTGTTGCCAGAACAGTATGCAAAACTTCCTTATTTGCAGGAGTATTATGGAACTGTAGAATGGTCGATTCGAGCAATATTTGCGGGGTACTTGGGATGGTATGACGGGAATCCGACACATTTGGGGCATATTGATTCTAATAAAAAGGCTTTGAAGACTATTGCAATGATGGGTGGTGCAGAAAATGTGGTTGCTGAGGTGAACAAGGCAATTGCAATGGATACAAAGGATGAATACCAGTGGGCTGCGGAGCTTTGCGATATTTTATTAGATGCGCAAGTGGAAGTTGTTGCAGCTAAAAAGTTTAAGGCTGAGGCGTTATATGCTTTAGGCAGGATGCAAACTAGTGCGAATGGAAGGCACTATTATTTGGCAGTGGCAAAATTTTTGAAAGGTGAAATGCAACCTGCAAAAATGCCTGGTTTTGGTGAAGATGCGGCAAAGAAAATAGGTTAA
- a CDS encoding sulfatase family protein, producing MKKPNVILMFVDDLGIGDISAFNSEGKINTDNIDLLAKEGMMFTDAHSSSSVCTPSRYGLLTGRYAFRSRLKYSVITGDSMPLIERDRMTMADLFKQNGYSTACVGKWHLGLGWNLKENFRDNPVMDKKYYEDIPERDLDTITRGVLLPTWVEGLDIDYTKPLLVSPNDYGFDYFFGMAASLDQPPFTYIENNKVLFEPTKISGEIVLNRVTAKMQEKWQCGPTAEGFDHEQVLDDMQEKVLELIDKFSDDEEPFFIYYPTPAVHGPLLPNKNFKGKSRLNAYADVVLQTDYYVGQIVEKLKEKGIFEDTIFVFTSDNGCSGVADIPLLEANGHFPSYLYRGYKLSLYEGGHRVPTIVSYPNKISAGSRCDTNICNTDFFATFADVLGVRLADDVAEDSFSNLKLWEGTNECARKSTVYSGFTGFLGILKGAYKLNCVENGGTDAQFMADIFDNIVARQKFELYNIIKDPAEKENIIDRYPDVAKNLIDELSKVVDNGRSTVGEKQKNVADDNWFQINWR from the coding sequence ATGAAAAAACCTAATGTAATTTTGATGTTTGTAGATGATTTGGGTATTGGAGATATTTCGGCATTTAATAGTGAAGGAAAAATTAACACAGATAATATTGATTTACTGGCAAAAGAGGGTATGATGTTTACAGATGCACATTCGAGCTCGTCTGTTTGTACTCCGTCTAGGTATGGATTATTGACCGGAAGATATGCATTTCGTTCGAGACTGAAATATTCTGTAATTACGGGAGATAGCATGCCTTTAATAGAAAGAGATAGAATGACGATGGCAGATCTGTTTAAGCAAAATGGATATTCTACAGCTTGTGTAGGTAAGTGGCATTTGGGGCTAGGATGGAATTTGAAAGAAAATTTTAGAGACAACCCTGTGATGGACAAAAAATATTATGAAGATATTCCAGAAAGAGATTTGGATACTATTACTCGAGGGGTGTTGCTTCCCACCTGGGTAGAAGGACTGGATATAGATTATACAAAGCCACTGCTAGTAAGCCCAAATGATTATGGATTTGACTACTTTTTTGGAATGGCAGCATCACTGGATCAACCTCCGTTTACTTATATAGAAAATAATAAGGTTTTGTTTGAACCCACGAAAATTTCAGGAGAGATAGTATTAAATAGGGTAACGGCTAAGATGCAAGAAAAATGGCAATGCGGTCCTACTGCAGAAGGGTTTGATCATGAACAAGTTTTGGACGATATGCAGGAAAAAGTTTTAGAGCTGATAGATAAATTTAGTGATGATGAAGAGCCATTTTTTATATATTATCCAACTCCTGCAGTGCATGGACCGTTGCTGCCTAACAAAAATTTTAAAGGAAAATCAAGGTTGAATGCATATGCAGATGTAGTATTGCAAACGGATTATTATGTTGGTCAAATTGTGGAAAAACTTAAGGAAAAGGGTATATTTGAAGATACAATATTCGTATTTACAAGTGATAATGGTTGCTCTGGAGTGGCTGATATTCCATTATTGGAAGCAAATGGACATTTTCCAAGTTATCTGTATCGAGGATATAAATTGTCTTTATATGAAGGTGGGCATCGAGTGCCGACGATTGTTTCGTATCCTAATAAAATTTCAGCAGGATCTAGATGCGATACCAATATTTGCAATACAGACTTTTTTGCAACGTTTGCTGATGTGTTAGGTGTTAGGTTGGCAGATGATGTGGCAGAGGATTCGTTTAGCAATTTAAAATTGTGGGAAGGGACAAATGAGTGTGCAAGAAAATCTACAGTATATAGTGGATTTACAGGATTTTTGGGAATTTTAAAAGGTGCGTATAAATTAAATTGTGTTGAAAATGGTGGAACAGATGCACAGTTTATGGCAGACATATTTGACAATATTGTTGCTCGTCAAAAATTCGAACTTTATAATATTATAAAAGATCCAGCAGAAAAGGAAAATATAATTGACAGATACCCAGATGTTGCAAAAAATTTGATCGACGAACTATCAAAGGTAGTTGACAATGGTCGCAGTACAGTAGGGGAAAAACAAAAAAATGTTGCAGATGATAATTGGTTTCAGATAAATTGGAGATAA